In the Burkholderia multivorans ATCC BAA-247 genome, CGCGACCGGATCGGCCGCGCCGCCGAAATACGCATGACCGGTGTCGAACAGCAGGAACACCTTCGCCGGATCGGTCAGCGCCATCAGGCGGTCGACGTCGTCCGGCGATTCGACGTACGCGCCCATGTGGTGGTGATACGCGAGCTTGATCCCGTACGTGTCGAGCAGATGCGCGCCGAACGCGTCGAGGCGCGCCGCATAGCGTCGCCATGCTGCGTCATCGACGAAGCGCGGGCGCTTCGCGACCGGCGTATCGATGCGGCCCTGGATCGTGCCTGCGCATTCGCCGTAGACGACGACCTTCACGTCGTTGTACTGCAGCTTCGTCATGTGCGCGCGGCAGCGCTCGATTTCGGCCGCGACGGCGTCGGCGTCGGTCATTCCGGGCGCGACTTCGGCGAGAAAGCCGGAATACCAGCCCGACACGCACACGAGCCCGAACTCGGCGAGCTTCGCCTTCAGCTCG is a window encoding:
- the iolE gene encoding myo-inosose-2 dehydratase, with amino-acid sequence MSWNVRIGINPLSWMNDDLPSLGGETPLETALKEGAEIGYAGFELGNKFPKTGPELKAKLAEFGLVCVSGWYSGFLAEVAPGMTDADAVAAEIERCRAHMTKLQYNDVKVVVYGECAGTIQGRIDTPVAKRPRFVDDAAWRRYAARLDAFGAHLLDTYGIKLAYHHHMGAYVESPDDVDRLMALTDPAKVFLLFDTGHAYFGGAADPVALLRKHVSRVVHVHCKDVRPQVVTQARNAGWSFLNGVINGTFTVPGDGALDYDATLRTLKDAGYEGWLVVEAEQDPAVAPSYQYAKKGYESLRAIVDKLSA